The DNA segment ACTATGAAAGTGTGAAAATTTTGTTGCTGTTTTATTATGCATCATCAACAATTATTTCGATTATGGTAGGACACATGCTAGATGTCAATCCACATGTTTTGCAGGATTATTACTCAATTATACTAGTATAAAAGTTGCTTACCTGAGCTATTAACACATTCACTTGCAGATAAGTCCATCTTTGTGGTCTGCTTACAGTAAATTGTCAATGATCTAAAGAAGACAGTACATATTTACCTCAAATTCCTGTATGATTTTGGGTCTTAGCTTTCGTATCCAAAGAACAGAACACTCAAATGCCAGTTGAAAGGAAAGACCCCTCAAAGAAGCCATTCTCACATGCTTAAGTTGTAAGTTAGTATTTCACTTGTCTTGAGGAATATGTCAAATGCCATAGAGGTCCAAAGGGAAAACTGTTGTCCCTGAAAGCAAAGCTAAGATCTGGGAAGATCTAGTGTGCTTCAAAGGACCGCAAGAGGGGGATACTGGAGTCTACAAATGACAAGAATGCTTTTGGTGGTAACTGTCATTAGTTTGTCTGGATACCCATGTTATTGGGCCCTGGAATCTTACATTAGATTGTGGATATGGTGTCACAAGATAGTTTCTATTTTTATCACCACAATGCAACACGTCCTGCACTTTATTGACAGCAAAAATCTTAATTAAAGTAGTAATTGCTCATGATGCTGACATTGATCCCGAAAGATGTTGGACTACCTGAAAAGAACTTGGCCCTGTTCTTATATGTTTTCTGCTGTTTAATCTTGCAGTCAGAATCCTTGATTTGGTGTTGGTTGGTACTTGGTGTTCAGGGAAGGAAAGGAAAGCAGCAAGCAAGTTCTTGGCCATCAAGGGAGGTGAAAGCTGCAATTGCTCACAGGATGACAGGCGGCTGAGGCGGATACGGTTCCCAACACACGAAGGAAGCTGGGTGGCCCTACAAATTGCAACTCTAGCTGTAGGTATCTCTGAACCAACTCAACTCACTCCATGATGCACACCAAACTTGGGTGACTCCTCGATCTCAAATCATTCATGCTTGCCAACAAAGCCTCTGCACCAAACCCAATATAACAAATCCACCTGAGCTTCATTCTCTTCATTCTCAtaaccaccctctctctctctctctctctctctcatttatgAGGCAATGAGAGACCGGCGGATTGATAGGTTCATCCTCCTTCCCTTCTCCGTCGGCTGTGTCTCTGAGTCTAGTGTTGCAGTCTACGAAAACCAACCCAAGAGAGCACAGAGGGATGGAGCCCCAAACACACCGAGTAacattcttttcttcttcctagTTGGTATGCTATGATCCTGATGGTCGTGTCTTCATATAACTGTTGTTTTTGAAGGTGGAGATGGTGACAGGCGGCAGTCTACTGTAGAAGTCAAGAACTCATCTGCTGTCCTTGCCTTTCCAAAGCCCAACATCTCTGCAGGGATTCAGAAGCTAGTCAAGAGCTTCAAGAGCTTGTCCCAACATGTTGTTGTGTTGTACAAGGAAGAGGATgaagaggtggagatggagattgGGTTCCCAACAGATGTGCAACATGTGGCCCACATAGGATGTGATGGATTCAACAGCAGCATGAGCAGCAACAAGAACTGGGACAGAGCCCCCGAGTTGCTGCCCCTCCCCTCCCCAATGCAGCAGTATGAGCTAGCCGTGGCTGCACAGGCTGGAGCCCCTCCACCCTACGGTCCCCGTGCGTCTTGGCCACAGTGATGGTGATCGAGAGGAGGGCCATGTGAACTTGCATATCTTGCGTGACATGACAACCTATTACATATTTTCTGGTCCGAAGATGCAAATTTGAGTTTGTAACCACAAACCCACTCATCATGCCACTTCTTTGACTGCCCACCAATGTGATTTTATATTGTGGTATataacatatatatctatatacatactGTTGAGATTAAAAGGTTAAAGAAGACCTGTTCTTGATTGGATGCGACAACTATTGGTCTTGTATGATGAATCAAACTTAGATAGAAAGTAGAATCACAGGTCATCTGATAGATTGGTTTCAATGATGCGATCAATTTCCTCCTTGGCTAATTGGATCTCCCCAACAATCACAGTCATAAGATTATTCTTACAGGATCTAAATGATTGGAAGGATTTGAAATTTTAGTGCCATCATATATGTCAATCACTGATGCAAATATGAAAGAAATGGATCACAATGAAAATGAGCATGGGTCGTCATGTGGAATGGTCCAAAGTTGAGACAATCTGTCTCACATTTAGTTATAGAAGACTAAATCACtaacaaatgaatcaaaatacCATTTGTTTGACCCAAGTATTTACTCGGCTAAACTTAACACTTGAAGAACCACCATGTTTCAGAGAAAGATAAAAACCACACAAATCAGGTCATGTGAATCATATCGAAAATATTAGTCTTTTGTACTACCGACGATAAAAATAGTTTGTTATCCCAAATCAGCCATAATTCTTGCAAAATGATCCATAATTCGatccaagaaaattcaaaataggCACAAGAATGTTACCTCAACGTTCCGACATCTCAGAGGTTAGGTGCCAAGTGAATTGTGAATCCACTGTGCTCATATCAGGACTTAGAAAGAGCATCATGTTGGTTCCAATGAAACACGGCTGAAAGGTACAGAGAGACCAATCATTATTAAGACCTGAACACCATTTGATTGCATCATGCAATCCAACTCGATAGTAACCTGTGCCGATCAGAGTTAGAGCATCTCAGTATTAATTGCATACGAAGGAACTGGAGGTCTGTCACAGAGATAACCATAGATGTCACATACATGTGCAACTGTGTTCCATAATTCCATCGCTTGGAAATTTTAGAGAATATATAGAAGAAGAATTTGGCCAAAACATTAAACTTTTAGCTGCTAAGGAATAATCAAACTAGGACTAGAAAACTTCAGAAAAAGTTCAGGagaccattaggttttgacattatattattttttaaatgtaaAGAATCAGCATCAAAGAAGAAATATAAGTCAACAATAGTATTTCTAGAAAGAACAATATGTAGCATAACTCTTTGTAGTTCATATTTTGGTTTTGGTACCGATTTGGGAATCAGTTGTTAAGTTTGTCAAACTTTGCTCTAATTTCTGAAACAATTTTGATTGTTTCTCCATTAATCATTTCAGAGAATAATTTGCATACTCATACAGTGTAACGAATCTATGAATATTTTGAGAAACTTCTGAcagtttgaaaatatattttcactacgTTTAGGTATAAAAGTTTTATATTTCTTAATTTTAATGTGTTCCTTACTCAGAGACCAGGGCTATTATCCGAGAATATGCATGTTCAGCTTACAAGTGCTTCACACGCATGTTAGCGTGACAAATCTCTAAAAACTGTCTTCATATCTAGAAAACGAGATACAATAATCTCAACACAACTCTCTTTCCTTTGCTCTCTTCTTCCAATTCTGGATTTGTCTTTGTGGTAACTTGATACCCAAAGTTGAAAGATTGACCCCTCTTATTACCTACAACTTTAGATCACTCAACCAAGCCACCACCATTACTAGGAATACAAGTAAAAACATTTAAAAAGTATTTAATAAATAGAAAGAGATAAATAGAATGCGGATGAAACGCTTAATAAGTGGAAAGTTGAGGAAGAAATATCATATATGCATTCTGAACCAGTAAAATGGTCTACAATGAATAATTAATCAAGCATTAAGCAAATGATGCACACGGGAAATAATTCAAGGCAATTAGCTTGAAAATAGAAGGCCAGTAAATTGGGACTAGCAAGTAAAGGAAAAAATCTAAAAGAATAGACATGTATAAGTTCTAGGAATCTAGTAAAGCATTCTAGGCTCCCATCACAGACTGAAGGACAAAATATCTCTGATTAATGAGGTGACTGCTGAAACCATATCAACTCCAGTAGGGCATTGCATTTCATATATGAATG comes from the Musa acuminata AAA Group cultivar baxijiao chromosome BXJ1-10, Cavendish_Baxijiao_AAA, whole genome shotgun sequence genome and includes:
- the LOC103969501 gene encoding CRIB domain-containing protein RIC4 is translated as MRDRRIDRFILLPFSVGCVSESSVAVYENQPKRAQRDGAPNTPSNILFFFLVGGDGDRRQSTVEVKNSSAVLAFPKPNISAGIQKLVKSFKSLSQHVVVLYKEEDEEVEMEIGFPTDVQHVAHIGCDGFNSSMSSNKNWDRAPELLPLPSPMQQYELAVAAQAGAPPPYGPRASWPQ